The following proteins are encoded in a genomic region of Enterocloster clostridioformis:
- a CDS encoding sugar ABC transporter ATP-binding protein, with protein MEEKLVLRMDSIVKTFPGVKALDGVHLDVRRGEVHALCGENGAGKSTLMKIIAGAQGYTSGHMYVNGEEVVFHSTKDAERKGIAMIYQEFNMVRDLSVAENMYLGRLPKTSYGAVDWKKLYKDAQEELDRLGLRFDCRTKVRNLSVAESQMTEIAKCLTIGAKVIIMDEPTAALTDEEIRILFKIIAELKAEGISILYISHRMDEIFQISDRLTVFRDGKYIATKDIGHTNYDEVVSMMVGRSVTNLYPERDYREDETVLELKNICGKGVHNVNIRLHRGEILGVAGLLGSGTIELSKIVYGALPMDSGEIYINGEKKDCSSPKKALKAGIGFVSDDRKQEGLVLIRNIRENVSLSSLDKITHFIHLDKKLETKRINAQVKRLNIKISSLQQLAGKLSGGNQQKVVFAKVLEANPSILILDEPTRGVDVGAKAEIYQIMDELTKAGKSIILISTDLPEVIGMSDRVVIMREGHTVLEIPKSEMNQEIILAHASGGVSENE; from the coding sequence ATGGAAGAAAAATTAGTATTGCGGATGGATTCGATTGTGAAGACATTTCCGGGCGTTAAAGCTCTGGACGGAGTCCATCTGGATGTGAGGAGGGGCGAGGTACACGCCCTGTGCGGTGAGAACGGCGCAGGCAAATCCACCCTGATGAAAATTATAGCAGGGGCCCAGGGATATACTTCCGGACACATGTATGTCAATGGGGAGGAAGTGGTGTTCCATTCCACCAAGGACGCGGAGCGCAAGGGTATCGCCATGATATACCAGGAATTCAACATGGTGCGGGACCTGTCCGTGGCGGAGAACATGTATCTGGGAAGGCTTCCTAAGACGTCATACGGCGCAGTGGACTGGAAAAAGCTGTACAAGGATGCCCAGGAGGAGCTGGACCGTTTGGGCCTTAGGTTTGACTGCCGTACCAAGGTGCGCAACCTGTCCGTGGCGGAATCGCAGATGACGGAGATTGCAAAGTGTCTGACCATAGGCGCGAAGGTCATCATCATGGACGAGCCAACCGCTGCCCTGACAGACGAAGAAATTCGGATTCTGTTTAAAATCATTGCGGAGCTTAAGGCGGAGGGCATTTCCATTCTGTATATTTCACACCGCATGGATGAGATTTTCCAGATATCGGACCGTCTGACCGTGTTCAGGGACGGAAAATACATAGCTACCAAGGACATAGGCCACACCAATTACGACGAGGTGGTTTCCATGATGGTAGGCCGCAGCGTGACCAACCTGTATCCTGAGAGGGATTACAGGGAGGACGAGACGGTGCTGGAGCTTAAGAATATCTGCGGAAAAGGAGTCCACAACGTGAACATCAGGCTCCACAGGGGTGAAATCCTGGGAGTGGCCGGACTTTTAGGTTCAGGAACCATCGAGCTGTCTAAAATCGTATACGGAGCCCTTCCTATGGACTCCGGGGAGATTTACATAAACGGGGAAAAGAAAGACTGTTCCAGCCCAAAGAAGGCCTTAAAAGCGGGAATCGGATTTGTGTCCGACGACAGGAAGCAGGAAGGGCTGGTGCTCATACGCAATATCAGGGAAAATGTTTCCCTGTCATCACTGGATAAGATAACCCATTTCATTCATCTGGATAAGAAGCTGGAGACTAAGCGGATTAACGCACAGGTTAAACGGCTCAACATTAAAATCAGCAGCCTGCAGCAGCTGGCCGGTAAACTCAGCGGCGGCAACCAGCAGAAGGTGGTATTTGCCAAGGTGCTGGAAGCCAACCCGTCCATACTGATTCTGGACGAGCCAACCCGCGGCGTGGATGTGGGGGCCAAGGCGGAGATTTATCAAATCATGGATGAGCTCACCAAGGCCGGAAAAAGCATTATACTGATTTCAACGGACCTGCCCGAAGTCATTGGCATGAGCGACCGGGTAGTCATCATGAGGGAAGGCCATACGGTCCTGGAAATACCAAAATCAGAGATGAATCAGGAAATTATCTTAGCCCATGCATCTGGAGGTGTCAGTGAAAATGAATAG